CACATTTTTCTAGTTTGATTCTACAAACTATCCATATACCAAGCAAAGTCCAGATGCTTGCATACTTTGTTCGTACGACAGAATCCAGAGTTGTAACCCATCAACTGCAACTTttacatgattaaaaaaaagaaagatattgCTGCTGGGCAGTGCTAAGAGTCCTATGCATTAACTACCAATAGCAACAACAAAATAGAAGGacacaataatgtttaataactATTAATTATCTGTGTCATTTGAAAGGCTGTTCAAACTAAAGAGATAGCAGACTTGTAACTGCATGCTAAGACCAGATCAGAATCTCAAAAGAACTGTGTGACAGAAGCTTTATTGTTTAACCATATATTTCTCTTAAAGTAAAGAACAATGTATTCTTACATCATGGTTTTCAAGAGCGGTCATAACAGATTATTATGGTAATTTCTGCAGAGCACAAAAGAATACAAAGTGCAAGAGCAGAAAAGAGTTAAGCCGTTTAATTTCTTTTAtggttatttttcattttacccAACAATAACCTTTTATTAGAAATGGTATAAAAGAACAATAGGTAGCTTCCAAGTGATCAGATTTACTTTGCCACAAAAATAGGGGGCTTTATGTGGACCGTTTAACACTTTCACACGTTAGAACAGGAGAgcttactttaaaaaaaataattaaacctATGGCCGCAGAACACAGCAAATTAACACAGCCTGGAATAATCCAATTTATAGCAGCGCAGAAGGTGCTAGACAAAGATATGAAAGCTTACAGCTAATATGTAATGCAGAGTTAATTCAAAGTTTCTATATACATAAATTAATGTGCTGGCTGGTTTTACCTTCCTCCTCACAATGTACTTAGAAATTGCTGATAGGCCTTATATTCTGATCTAGGTCTTCTAAAACTGCTGTTGTATACTAGAAATACTCAAGAAATACACTAAAATCTGTTTCAAACAGTGCAACATGAAGATTTAAGGGAAAATTACTTTGTTCAATTATCCCCCTTGATAATTCAAAAGCAGTATAAACAAGACAACAacttaattataaaaatataaataaatgcaaagtcTTTCCAATCATGCCATTTCAAATAATCACACAAATGCAGTTAGCAAGCATTATCAATAATCCCAAGATCCATGGATACACTACTGTTCAACTCTCCTTTCAATACTCTTATGATGGCCTACATTTTAAGAGTCCAAAATAGTGACCAGTCAAAGGCCCATTCAGGAACAGCTGAAACAGTGCCACATCTGTATTAGTGCAGAGCTTAAAGCTCTAACCAGAACATTTATGAATAGTTATTTTCAAATTGCAATAAGAAAGAAGAACAAAATGTCTAGCATAAATGTTTCCAAGAACATCCCTCCTCTGTTATTAGAGGATAATCTACAAAACTTTACAAAAATTCTAAACATATCTttctaaattaataaaaaaaatagtaactAAAAAATAACAactattttaactttttttatttttacttttttaatttgaGATTGACCGTTATTAATTCCAGAAGAATTAATTTCTGAGACATGGCTTGGTGTGCCAGGCCAGCGATTTAATGCCATGTGACCAGCTATGGGCAGAAACTCCACTTAGCATGTTTTAGACAACTCACAATCTTCACTAAATTATTCCTCTTAGGATTTATTCCCCCATCAGTGGCCAAGAACACAAACCTACTGACATTTGCTATGTGTTTCTTGCTCTGTTATATATACTTTTTAGATGATATATGCATGCATTTCAGTGACAAATCCAGGCAGTTACATACTATTAACAGAATGAAACTTGTGACTGCCACTGGTTTGCTTAAATAACAAGCCACTTATTAATAAGGATTACAGCAAACCTGCTGTGCCATCAGTTGGCTATCAGTACATGAACACAATAGCCTTGGAAACTGAAGTACAAAGTACAGTGCAGTGAGACTGGTTAGGTTAGAaagtaccaaaaaaaaaaaaaaaaaaaaaaaaaaaaaaaaaaggggtttAGAGCAGGTTTTGTGCATCTGTACTGAGGCAGTATTCCCACGGAAGGAAAACTGATGCAGTATAGAGAAAAGAGCACAGAGTAGAGAGGTAGCATCTGCAAACACAAATAGCAGACTGCAGACTCATTTCTGAGGCTGAAGCTATTGCAGCAGGCACAGACAAGCATGTGAGATGAGAGCTAATACATGCCCTAGAGTGGTGCAGTCTGAGGATAAACCTTCACATGACACATACACATCACAAGCAATGTTAAGAATGAATTGAAAATACATGCTTTTACACTGATGTAATGCCATCATTGCCCTTTCCCTTATAGTGGTTACACATAGGAATGTCCCGATTGAGTTTTGTTTCTCTCAAATGGATACAAATTGttactgttttttgtttgtttgttttttagtggacagtgagtcaaaaacatttgaatttttGCACAGCACAGTATTTTGTGTTCAGCAAACTCAATTAATACTAGTAAAACCAATCCAACTAAAGTAGCATAAAATAGAGCCTGCTAACAACTGTAGCATGCTAGAGTAAAATCACTACATTTGTAGTATGTGCATAGCATGCTACAACAAACTTTTCAAAAGTGGTTTAATATTAGAATCGTGCTCTAATCTCAGTATATCTCTTTCCATGTCAGtatatttctctgtctctcttttgaACAAatttcactgacaatgcttctTTTCTTATCAGAGAGCATTAACATGCAGAGCAAAACGATCTTTTAGCTATTTTACTAGAGtggaaaaatgtaattataatagTTAAGAAATATGGCAAATGACAAGAGATCCAATATTGCATCCCAATTGTCATATTCAGACTTTTAAACCTTCCTAATATGTCTTACTGCCATAGGATGTTCATAAGATCTGTGTATGTTACCTCTATGACGGGTGTAAACAACGTTTAAAAGAACTCAATCAGGTTAAATCTGAGTTAATACCCAATCATTTAAATATGTCTGAACTGACTCCGTGGGATTAGACCCAGACATCCCTACTTATAAGACTTATTAGGAATAGGGCAAAAAACAGTTGCAATAACTCTGTCAGTGTTATTGGGGTTAGAATGGCAGGGACTGGGGGTGGAGTGAAGGgattaattgtaattaatgaaaAGTCAATCAGTTAACATAGAGCAGAAATTTTGGGAAGTGGAAAATTCAATATGGAAGGTACTGTTGAGGCTAGGAAGAGGTAGGTGACACTCCATGGATGAAACGTCCTTTCTGGACAAAGCTGCCCACATGACTGGAGCAATcaggacactttcacacaggcTAATCATAAAACTTGACACTGCATAATAAAGGTCTTGATTTGTACTTTTCCAAAGACTGTAAACCTAAGCTAATCTAtgaagttatttttttttttaaacgacaCTGTACTTTTGATTCTAAATGTCTCCACCAGAGCAGCTCCTTGTGTCTGACTCAAAGTGTGGGCTAAGCTGCCACTTGCCTGGGCTGATGTGCATGGAGGTCTGGGGGAGTGGGGTGGGCCGAGGTGGACAGGGACTTGTGATGTCGGGGAcgggaagaggaagaggaagttAGGACAGCAGCTGCTGAGGCGGTAGATGCACGGGACCCCGGGGTATTCAAGCTGAGGGGAAAAACATTCACAACAACCCGCTCCTCAAACATGGGAGTGGGGTGTGAAATGTACAGGTTAGAGAGATGGAGGAATGATTGCTTATTGAGGGCAGGGTGGAAGGACATAGGACCACAAACCCAAAAATACAACACTAACATTTTGCATAACATAGCTCCAATAATGCAGGCTGGTCTTCACAGGCTCTTAATTTGGCTGAAAACATATTACTCACCAAGGATTTTAGAGACTGTCACAATGAAGACTAACTTGCATCATCTCAACAAAGCAAATACATAATGAGATGCAAAGCACTGAAATAATTCATGAGCTTGATgagtacattttattaattaaaaaggtTAATCAGGTCAGATGAATGATAATGTAATCACTGGTAAAGATTTGCTTGAACTATATCATGATTTACATAGGAAAAGCATCAAGAAGCCTAAATGAGTGCAGAAAAAAGCAATCCCCTGAAACTGGAGTAAAGCAAACCTAAAAGCACTGCAAAAAACCTTAGGCAGGGTTAGGCATATAAACTGCACTAGCCACTAAAGCCACCATGTTAATTAATCCTGTGGTCAATATTAAGCACCTGCAGCCAGAATAatagtatatttatttttacagttttatatgtgtgtatatatatatatatatatatatatatatatatatatatatatatatatatatatatatatatatataaaaagctttataaagtaaaacaaaaaactctCAATAATAATGCATCAACAATTTAACGCTAAGTAATTATTTTACCACaacttcctcccataattcactctTTTACAGAGCGTAAGTGTCTCTACTGTTGAGTATTAAATTTCATTACTCTCTTCCCATCCCTCTCCTTTCGAAGACAAACACTGATTTTACAATGTGATTAATTGATTGACCAAAATTTGgaaatacaaatacatacacacacaatatatatatatatatatatatatatatataaacaaacaaacaaaccacacacacatattaataaaaagaaaacgtCAATGACCATGCTGTTTCTTTTAATTGCTCTCTCTGAACTTACTTCAAGACAGGCCACCAGAGTAAAACCCAGATTAGCAATAAGGTTGTTTATCTCAGGGTTGCACTTTGTAATACAGTATGTTACAGTGACTGAGCTCTTAACCACTTTAAAGGAAGTGAGATATCACTACAATTGGTAGCTGATCTCTTATCAAGTTCTCATGCAAGACATTGGTATAAAACTGATTCTCATCAACTGAGACAATCAGTATGTTGTTTCAAATGCAGGCTGTGCTCATAGCCTCATTGGGTAATGCCAGAGATAACTGTgtaaaattacacatttaaaaaaatctagtATTGGTTGTCTAGTAAGCTTGtcttgtggaattccattaaAATGAACTACCTTACAACAttcgttttttgtttttttttttattttactgcttTGATGGGTTGTTTTTCAACAGTTATAAAGGGTGATTAAGATGACACTTGGTCTTCAGCATTTTACTGCCCCTTATTTCCAAAGGTGCCGTGAATCCAGCAGGCTGTATTTCAGCCTCATGCTGCATTGAAGAAAGATGCCAAATGCGAGCAAGTGTGTACACATAAGGGAATTATGTTTCTTATGCTGGCATACTGGCAGCCAGACAAGGTCAAGTACTATTCGTCACAATTGCAACCAGTGCACTTCACAAACATACCCTAAAATATATGGTGTAGGCTACATGCAATGTAACATAGATGCTCTATACGAGTATAAGCATGTGTCACTGTATATGTACATATGGTTACTTAAAAGAAttattttggtgtgtgtgtgtgcgcacctGTCCTTGCCATTCTGCACACCCAGTGTAGCTCTCTCTGTAACTGGGGAGCTTCTCCCGCGATTGGTACCAGTAGAGAGGATGCTGTTCTGTATGATACAACAAGAAATATCAATGattattcaacatcaataacacaatttgtaaatattaatgctTAATAAACGGTGATATCAAATTTGATCCTTATGTTATACAATTAAATTCCTTAACCTGTAGGGACTGTCtattcaatttcattttgtcaGAATATGGTCAGATGACATCTGGATTTGAGGTTATATAAGGTAACTATACAAAATTGGTGGACTGGGTTCCTCTACAATTTGTGTGTAACAATGGATATTTAGGAGACCACTTAGGACTTATCCATCATATCGGAAAAGCTTTCAATCTTCATTCATTGGCATCTGAGAAATGTAAAATGGCAATATAAAAGAGTACTGCTGCTGAAGTTGCTGTAGCACATTGGAAAAATTGCTATGATAATGAAGCTTCAGAGCCTGAGGGATTGGATTCATGACATGCAAAAATCAAGAAATTTTCCTTAGACACCCAAGGGTTAAAtttatgaaaaagaaaaaatcaatTTGAAAAAACAGACATTTAACACATGCCCCTCCTTACTGCCAGATAGGTAGCTAATATCgtcttcatatttatttataagagaAAATACAAACCTTGTTTACAGAAAAACTAGGACGTTttctaaaaatgtaacaaaaaacaATTTTCATACATTGCCTTAACATCAACTGATAAAagtacaaagaaacaaaaattttacctaaaataaaaaaaaaaaaatcatggagAGAATAACACAATGGCAACAACAGCTTAAATCTTATACAGCAAGAATGGTTTCCACTTGTAAAATTACAACAAGTCGTATCTTCAATtcctaaatgaataaaaagtaaaataaaaatgttagtgAAAACGTCCTTTTACAAATGGAAACATGCCTTTGTTCAGCTTACTTGGGGTGTGCTGCAGTTTAAAAATTAGAAaactgatgcctgcaacacactaaaaagctggttttatttgttttatacacagtttttcataaaaaattcattttttcttgtctgttaaataaaggttcaagtgaattaattaaattcatttcagtttttatttcatttttagaaATCGTCCCTAGATTTCTGAAATTGAGGTTTGTAAATGGGAGCGCATGCAGGTCAGCATTTCAGAGCTGTAGGAATGCTGATTGTAGTTGCTAAGCTTAGCAAATGCTCTGGCAAGGACCAATTTTGAGCAGCTTAAAAGCTGTGTTCATTAAGCTGTTCAGTCAGCGATCAAGATCAAACCCAAGCCCAAAAAGCTGCCAAATGAAAATCTTTGATAGTTCCAGACCCAAAATTCATTTATGTGTACTGTTACACAGACTAATTACTATAGAAAGGCAGTGTGACTATAAAGAAAGTGGTTAGATTTTCTCCAGAAAATGTAAACTCACTGTGGAGGGGGTCGGAGTTTTCTTGCGATCGCCTACACCCAAAGGGCTAGGGGGAACTTTAGCTGAGCTGCCTGAGCTTTTTCTCCCATATTCGTCAGTCACATGCTTGCTATCGCCCTGAGAGCGCTTGGATGAGGCAGACGAACCTACAAGGATaggaaacaacaaaaaagatgtACAAAAATAGGCATGAAACACCCAGAAAATTAAAACACAGGATGTGTCTCTGGTGAGCTAAATTTGTCTTACTTTGTTCTGTAGATCTGCGGGATTTCTGATTGGAGGTACTGCGTTGCACCTTGTGAGAAGGTGACTGTGTATTATTTGTGAGGTCAATGCTTGGACGGGATTTTATTGAAAGTTCGTCcagctgagagaaaaaaatgtgttaatacATAGGGCAAAAAAAGGATACATGCCACTAGACTTTGTTTGCTAGACATTCAATTTCATCATGAATTTGCTTTGGTGAACAGATACAAAGAGGCccctttaaattttattttatgtaggCATACCTCTGTGTTCCTATAATCCAGTAACAGGTATGTTGCCATGACCTCGTCATATTTCTGGTGGATGAGGGAATCCTGTATCTTATCTTGAGAATATCCCATCTGCAGCATAATGTCTAGTGAGTGTGTAGAGGAACACTGATTAATATTCAGAGGAAACCATGCAAAAACCTAAGAACactgaattattattcagtaaaagcacaaagaaaaatgtaataCTTTTGCACTGGGGTGACGGAATAATTAAGAAAGTTATAAAGAGATGAGTAGACATTAAAACAGACTTAAGCTTACGTACAATGTCTTCAAATCTGCACCAGTAAGGTTTCATCCTTGCACCAAGTAACTAAATTGCCATCTCCCCATCCCCATAGTCCCCCTAGCCCCAGTGGCACTAGACGTCTGCCCCACCTCTCTTCCAAACCCCTGCACTGCTGGGGTGCTGACCTGTCCTCTTGGGATCCTTGTAGTCGGGCTGAGGCTCTATGTAGGGCTTTAGTTCCTCCTCTTCATAGCCCACATTCATCCACCGGTCCTTCATGATCTGCTGCTAGACCCAAGTACAGAGGGACAAAGGACACAGTGTGAGCGTGAGCACAGGGTTTGAAAAGGAATGACTGAAGACCAAAAGTAAGTAGCTTAACAGAAGGGAGGTAAACCACCTTGCCAAAAAAGTGAGATAATGATAATCtgataattttatataaactaCTAGTGTGTATCATATGCATGTAATTCAGTAATATGTTAGTCATATGTCAAGGACGTTCCTTGTCAAATGTCATGAAAATATAAGTACATATAAAGTACCAAACTTGTACACTTTTACAAATATaacatactgaaaaaaaaaattgtttatttttgtatgcTTAGAAAATCAGCACCTATTTTTATTATACCAGGCATGTTAAAATTTCAGcacaactgcacacacacacatttgaaccCTCAGTGGAGTTCATGATGTGCATCATGTAGGTGCCTGTACTAACCTCAAGGCTGCCTCTCTTTGTTGGGTTGAGAATAAGGAATTTCTTCAGTAAGTTCTCACAGTCCGTAGACATGTAGAAAGGGATTCTGTACTTGCCTCTTAGAACACGCTCACGCAGttcctaaaaaaaataattcaaaaggTTGCTCAAAAAGAGCAAGAAATAAATCAAAAGCAAcaactttcattttaatttttgttttttaccttTAGGTTCTGTCCATCAAATGGCAGCGAACCACTGACCAGTGTGTACAGAATAACCCCCAAACTCCATACATCCACCTCTGGACCATCATACTTCTTCCCCTGGAAAAGCTCTGGAGCTGCATAAGGTGGGCTGCCACAAAATGTGTCCAGCTTGTTTCCCAGAGTGAACTCGTTGCTAAAGCCAAAATCAGCTATCTTAATGTTCATGTCTGCATCCAGTAGCAGGTTTTCAGCCTGTGAAGACAAAGAAGCCAGGCATGTTAACATCTCCACACTGCATAAAAATTATTGATAATACAATCAAATATATAATCAATCTGAAATACCCACCTTAAGGTCCCTATGAACAATGCACTTTTGGTGACAGTACTGCACTGCTGAAACAATCTGAATacagagacaaaaaagaaaatgttataAAGCCAACGATACCACCAAGAAGCTAAAATTCAATACATGCATTACTGTAGTCTAGCAGGGCCTGATTTGTGACAACCCAAGTCTGGGAACATCTTTAAGCTAGATTGCGGCAAAAACCAATGCTAAATATATACTCCTCTAAAGCCAGTCCTCAAATTTCTCTACTCATGTTCTTGTAACATTCAGCATACAAGTAATGGTGCTAGGAAAAAAATATCAAGCTTGTTTGTCATTGTTGTCTGCTCAAAAATGATGAACAGCACACAACCATCCCCTTTTTTAAGCTTTGCCTTCACAAACTTTAGACATCAAATTCattcccagaatcactgggtacaaggctgAAACACACCATGGCTAGGGTGCCAGGGCATCATATTCACAGCTATGTACACTTATAAATAGTCAATTCACCTACCAGTGGgtgttttagactgtgggaagaaactggagctcctgaaggaaatccacgcagacacagaaaacacaccaagcTTCTCACCTACaacccagaaccctggagcacTACAGTACATGTTGCACCACCATGACACCCCAGTTTAGAAAGGTTACACTATTTTCAACAACCTAACGAGAAGGTGCCCCCTCATATTTCACACAAGATTCTTATGAGTGTTCCAAAATATGGGCCCCGTAAGACTACGGAAATGGGCAGATATTAGAAAGCTCTTAATATTTTTTGAGTGGATGTTTGGGGGTACTATACTGCTTCACACATTACAGTCTAGGATTCTGTACAAGCAAGAGTCTCACCTGTCTGAATTTGGCCCGggcttctttctctttcattcgGCCATGGGCAACGAGGTAATCAAATACCTCTCCTATAGAGAAAGAAGcaagaaaagggagagaggggaaaaaaagaaaagaaaaaaaagaagaaaaaaagaagaagagtcAAATGTGGACAAAGGCAAAGGCTGGTAGATACATGGCCTACATAAATATAGAGAACTAGTTTCATAGAAGAATCCTGGAGCAGGAGACATTTCTTGAATTTCTGGTCTGGAAGTCAACTAAACACTAACTACAAATACTGAGTACACCAGGGGTATACTTCAAACAGCAAAGGGGTCATCTATTTTTGTTGATGGACAGTTGTGTGCAATGCATTTCATCACCAAGTGATGAACAGAGGAAGTAGTGACTAAGAAGATGAGGTCAAGCTCTAACCTCCGCTGGCATACTCCATAACCAGGTAAAGGGTCTTCTCCGTCTCAATTACTTCAAATAATTTCACTAcatagggaaaaaaaagaataaaagctAAGCCATTTGTATTTaagtttggttttattttcacGAAATTTAACACAGAAAAAATGCTAACACTCATAAGGAAAttaaaggaggaaaagaaaaccaAAACAACTACAGGCACagcaaaatgaaaaaagaagacAAGAAAACTAGAAATTCAGGCTGAGATTCATGAGggcaatttatattttaataaaacgtACCAATATTAGGGTGATTCAAAAGCTTCATGATCCTCACTTCCCGAAACAGCTTGAATAAAGAAACAGAAGGTGGTATGTGATGCGCAGCAGATGCATACCCTTATATGTTTAAGATTCTGTATACAGCAAAGAAATCAACCCAACATCCCAcagcacaggaagcatttgggTGTAACTTCTGCTAATTTACTGCTTCTccacaggagaaaaaaaataaataaataaaaaagttttcaTGATTAATTAATCAAGAGGGTAAATTTAATACCTTCTGAGCATATGTTAAACCCAGTCCaatatggatttttttaaaaaataaataaataaataaaaaaaaatcacccatCCACCTCACCTTTTGGAGACTGGAGGAGTTGAGCTGAGTCTTGTCTATAATTTTCACAGCCACCTGATCACAAGAGTAGAccgtttttaaaaaatttataaataaaatgagaacCTGGTAGAAGTGAATTTCATATGCTAGAAAACCAACAGAATACATCAAAAGAAATGTAATTGTCTTAATAGGAATTTACTTTAAGGGCCAGTCATTTAGTACAATATCATTCCAtctaatataataatttttttaaagcaaatgcACACTTAAATCAGCAGTGTTTACTACATTTTTCTTGGTTTCCAAATTTCTTTCTTTAGTTTAATACTGGAGCTATGAGACTAGTGTCACCCAAATCCCTGAAACTTCTCCCAGTGTATTTAAATACCATCTTTTCAATGTAGTTAAAAACACTATGATTTACTGTGAACTATAATAAAGACCCAAACAATTGGCTGCTTAAGACTAACAGCTGTGTTCATTATGGGAGgcaaaaacccacacagacaaggaCAACACCTCAAATACCTCACAGATAAGGACCCGACATGATGATCTGACCCAGGACTCCAAGATTCTGGAGGGGTGTGgtagcgacactacctgttgcgcaaTAGTGCTACCCCCATAGCattctttaaaacatgttaaGATTCTTGGATTGTTTCTAGGTTTGTgagaaaattaaaattttcatgaAAGTGCTGGTAGACAAAAAGGAAAGAATGCTTCTCTGGGCTCTTGAGGAATGTTCTCTTGAGCATTAAAGCTATATACAACACATATTcgccaaaaaaagaaaaaaatataaacagccTGTGACTTATACTAAAGACCTGAGACTGTGGGCTGGTATCAGCCTTGACTGATCCTAGTACAGATCACAGTCAGTCGTCATCAGGAAACAATTCAAAATGCCACATGGAGATTACAGAGTGGTTCACCAACAATaagcctgcacacacacacacacgtttcccTCTACTTCTCCCACTCTATCCCTCTAAAGCTCATCTGCGTAGTCACATGGTACGTTATCACAGTGTCAGACACCATGCAGTCACGCAGTCACACATCAGAAGGCCCAGGGGATCCAAAACTAGTTGAGTGGGGAGGAACTGAATGTTAAGTGTGCTGTGCTGAGTAGACTGCCATGCATTAAAGTTGCTAGTGTACTCAGACATGAATACACTGTAATAATGCTGAAGTGTCAGCAGTGCATTCTACCGGGAGTGAATACAGCTGACCTGAATAATTGGCTGACTCTACAGCTAATTAAGAGAACTGTAAATAAGGATGAAAAAGATCACTTGTGCACTTTGAAATTTAGCCCACTAATGGTAAAATGAGCTATTCTTCATTGTACTGATTTTACCTGCCTCTCTCTGAACAAATACAGATATGACTATTTTTAACAGCCCATATCCTACACTGTTTTTCacgttatttttttccccatcatTTAGTCCAACTTATTGGTTTTATGCAGTAAAGTGAGTCTTTCTTCATTTCTAAACCTCTTTATCCAAAATAATtcaaaagtttatttatttcacatactatatatatatgtgtgtgtgtgtgtgtgtgtgctaatcTGTATTTCCTTCAAAATGCAGGCCAGGGTGAAATCCTCCTTAAAGCATTCCAAGGCTCCATACATGAAtacatgtatatgtatatgtatagaTTTTCAATACCACAAATGTATATGAATGCAAATTAATTTTAGTAGCTTGCATACTATCTCAATTAAACTCAAATTAAGTCAAAGGCCATTTAATCAATGAATTTCTACACACCCAGGCATTTTAACATATGCAATGGGAGTGCAATCTAAATAGAATTTCACGGTTGTAGCTACCCTTAAATTAAATATACTTCATTTgaattagacacacacacaagcctgtATTAATGTATGGAAAATGTATCTATCCTCACCTCTTTCCCAGTTAGGACATGTCGTGCCAGTTTGACCTTTGCAAAGTTGCCCTTTCCAATGGTTTTCAGTAGCCGGTAATTACCAATGTGTGGTTGATCTTCTGATGTTGTGGCCTGTGGGTTCTGGCAGCGGTTCATGTTTGAGCGCCCCCCGACCTTACAGTCAGAGTGAGCCTgccaaaatacaacaaaacaagaGTTAATTTACATAATTCATTTACTTTTTATGTTTTCAATTTAGACCGGTGTGGTCAATTTTATAGAGAGgacataaacatttacattgaGAGAGAAAAATGGTTTGCAGTTCGTGGTTAATAATATCCCTGCCAGTGCTTATGTAATGCTTACTGGATAGGACTGTCGCCAGGCTGACACTGGCTACACTAACAAGCAGAAAGGAAGACATAGGAAGGGAGGGGGAGAATGATAGCCAGAGAATAAAAGAAGAGGGTGTGAAATAAAGGCAAGCATACAGAAAAGATACAGAtagtgagagaggaagaaaaatgGGATTAAGAACATGAGTAACAggaaaaaatgttgaaaaagaaacatgtaaatacacatttttaaagcaaaaaGGGCAACACCACCAAGGAACAagagaatttaaaaaatgtcatgcatctgtttacatttaagcaCACTATGCTCATTCAGAAACAGTGTGCTGATTGTAGTCCTCTACACACTGTGGTCTCACCCTTGCTCACTATGACCACAGTGTAAGGACAGATTGTTAGCCAGTGAAGACAGCATATAAACGTGGACAGACACGCTGTTATGACATTGCACAGTTAACAGAAGCTGTTCC
This genomic interval from Hoplias malabaricus isolate fHopMal1 chromosome 15, fHopMal1.hap1, whole genome shotgun sequence contains the following:
- the mark2a gene encoding serine/threonine-protein kinase MARK2 isoform X12, which encodes MTTRPTVLPVIEHSNSQAHSDCKVGGRSNMNRCQNPQATTSEDQPHIGNYRLLKTIGKGNFAKVKLARHVLTGKEVAVKIIDKTQLNSSSLQKLFREVRIMKLLNHPNIVKLFEVIETEKTLYLVMEYASGGEVFDYLVAHGRMKEKEARAKFRQIVSAVQYCHQKCIVHRDLKAENLLLDADMNIKIADFGFSNEFTLGNKLDTFCGSPPYAAPELFQGKKYDGPEVDVWSLGVILYTLVSGSLPFDGQNLKELRERVLRGKYRIPFYMSTDCENLLKKFLILNPTKRGSLEQIMKDRWMNVGYEEEELKPYIEPQPDYKDPKRTDIMLQMGYSQDKIQDSLIHQKYDEVMATYLLLDYRNTELDELSIKSRPSIDLTNNTQSPSHKVQRSTSNQKSRRSTEQSSSASSKRSQGDSKHVTDEYGRKSSGSSAKVPPSPLGVGDRKKTPTPSTNSILSTGTNRGRSSPVTERATLGVQNGKDSTGPQRVPVVSPSTHNISSSTVADRTNFPRGVTSRSTFHAGQQRATRDQHASAYNGPPASPSLSHGNSQARRTGTGIFSKFTSKFVRRNLSFRFPRRSPYEGEGRDEASRPMLSTVDKMEKGTQGLAGDDNKDSVSSSSPVSSTPSSTQSAKDTKPRSLRFTWSMKTTSSMEPNEMMKEIRKVLDSNSCEYELRERFMLLCMSGKPARDDFVQWEMEVCKLPRLSLNGVRFKRIAGTSIAFKNIASKIANELKL
- the mark2a gene encoding serine/threonine-protein kinase MARK2 isoform X10; the encoded protein is MTTRPTVLPVIEHSNSQAHSDCKVGGRSNMNRCQNPQATTSEDQPHIGNYRLLKTIGKGNFAKVKLARHVLTGKEVAVKIIDKTQLNSSSLQKLFREVRIMKLLNHPNIVKLFEVIETEKTLYLVMEYASGGEVFDYLVAHGRMKEKEARAKFRQIVSAVQYCHQKCIVHRDLKAENLLLDADMNIKIADFGFSNEFTLGNKLDTFCGSPPYAAPELFQGKKYDGPEVDVWSLGVILYTLVSGSLPFDGQNLKELRERVLRGKYRIPFYMSTDCENLLKKFLILNPTKRGSLEQQIMKDRWMNVGYEEEELKPYIEPQPDYKDPKRTGQHPSSAGVWKRDIMLQMGYSQDKIQDSLIHQKYDEVMATYLLLDYRNTELDELSIKSRPSIDLTNNTQSPSHKVQRSTSNQKSRRSTEQSSSASSKRSQGDSKHVTDEYGRKSSGSSAKVPPSPLGVGDRKKTPTPSTNSILSTGTNRGRSSPVTERATLGVQNGKDSTGPQRVPVVSPSTHNISSSTVADRTNFPRGVTSRSTFHAGQQRATRDQHASAYNGPPASPSLSHGNSQARRTGTGIFSKFTSKFVRRNLSFRFPRRSPYEGEGRDEASRPMLSTVDKMEKGTQGLAGDDNKDSVSSSSPVSSTPSSTQSAKDTKPRSLRFTWSMKTTSSMEPNEMMKEIRKVLDSNSCEYELRERFMLLCMSGKPARDDFVQWEMEVCKLPRLSLNGVRFKRIAGTSIAFKNIASKIANELKL